The segment CCAGGCGCTGGATCACGATGACGGGAATCACGGGGCCGTGGCTGGCCAGGCTGAGGGTGTCGTTGCTGTGGCTCATATCGGACTGAAGCAAAGAATAGTCGTGAGTTGAAACGTCGGGCCCGGCGCGGCCGATGTGCCCGATCGAGCGACGCCCGGGGATCCGGCTTTGCCGGACCCTCGAGCGTGCCGCCTTGAGGAGGCGCGCGAAGCGCGTAGGGGGTGGTCCATCACAACCAGGTGACGGCGCCCTCCTCGGCGCTCTTCACATTGCGGCGGATGCCGGCAAAGAGCTCGCGGCCCATGCCCCAGCCATTCTCGTCCAGGGCCTCGGGGCGGATCTGGGCCAGCTCGCGGGCGGCCCATTCATCGGCGGACACCAGAGCCTGCAGGGTGCCGGCCACGGCATCCAGGCGCACGAGGTCACCATCGCGCAGCCGGGCCAGCGGTCCGCCGGCCAGGGCCTCGGGCGTCACGTGGATCGCCGCCGGCACCTTGCCGGAGGCGCCGGACATGCGACCGTCCGTCAGGAGCGCCACCTTCTGGCCCCGGTCCTGCAGGATGCCGAGCACGGTGGTCAGCTTGTGCAGTTCCGGCATGCCGTTGGCCTTGGGTCCCTGGAAGCGCACGACGGCGATGAAATCGCCCGTCAGCTCGCCGGCCTTGAAGGCGGCGTTGAGTTCGAGCTGGTCGTGGAAGACCTTGGCCGGCGCCTCGATGACGTGGCGTTCCGGCTTGACGGCGGAGATCTTGATGACGGCGCTGCCGATATTGCCGGTCAGCATCTTCAGGCCGCCGCTGGCGCTGAAGGGCTCGGCCGCGCCGCGCAGCACGCTCGCGTCGCCGCTGGCGGCCGGCAGCTCCTGCCAGGCCACGCTCTTGCCATCGGCGGCCAGGGCCGGCAGACGGGTCTGCGGGCGCAGACTCTCGCCATTGATGCTCAGCACGTCCTCGTGCATCAGACCGGCGTCCATCAGCTCGCGGATCACAAAGCCCGGGCCGCCCGCGGCCTGGAACTGGTTCACATCGGCCGCGCCGTTGGGATAGACCCGGGCCAGCAGGGGCACCACGGCCGAGAGCTCGGCGAAGTCGCTCCAGTCGATCAGGATGCCGGCGGCGCGTGCCACCGCCACCCAGTGGATCAGGTGGTTGGTCGAGCCACCGGTGGCCAGCAGGGCGGCCATGGCGTTGACGATGCAGCGCTCATCCACCACACGGCCGATGGGCGTGTAGCGGGCCCGCGGCGTGATGGCCAGGGCCTGGGCCACGGCGGCCTCGGTCAGGGCCTGACGCAGACCGTCATGCGGATGCACAAAAGCCGAGCCGGGCATGTGGAAGCCCATGATCTCCATCAGCATCTGGTTGGAATTGGCGGTGCCGTAGAAGGTGCAGGTGCCGGGGCCGTGATAGGACTTGGATTCGGCTTCCAGCAGTTCGGCGCGGCCGACCTTGCCCTCGGCATAGAGCTGGCGCACGCGCGCCTTCTCGTCGTTCGGCAGGCCCGAGGTCATGGGGCCGGCGGGAATGAAGATGGCGGGCAGGTGGCCGAAGGTCAGCGCCGCGATCGTCAGGCCCGGCACGATCTTGTCGCAGACGCCGAGATAGACGACGGAATCGAACATGTTGTGCGACAGGCCGACGCCCGCCGCCATGGCGATCAGGTCGCGCGAGAAGAGCGACAGTTCCATGCCCGGCTGGCCCTGGGTGACGCCGTCGCACATGGCCGGCACGCCGCCGGCGACCTGCGCCACGCCGCCGGCTTCCCGCGCGGCTTCGCGGATCAGCGCCGGATAGGTCTCGAACGGCTGGTGGGCCGAGAGCATGTCGTTATAGGAGGTGACCACGGCAAGATGCGGCGCCTTCTCGGCCACGATGCGCAGCTTTTCATTGGCCGGCAGGGCCGCCACGGCATGCGCCACATTGGCGCAGCCCATGCGCTCGACGCCCCGCGGACGCGCTGCCATGCGCTCGATGCCGGCCAGATAGCGCTCGCGGGTGCCCGCGCTGCGGACGCGGATTCGCTCGGTGACATGGCTCAGGGTCTTGTTCATGCGATGGGTCGATGTAACTCGACGTTTTGGAAGCACGTAACCATATTACACGCTCTCACAGGGAAAAGCTGCCGCACGCAGCACATCACCGGGTACGAAGTGGTTACAAGCGTGCGCCGGCCACGCCTCACCATCCCGGGCCTGGTTCGGCCTGTGGCAGCATAGGGCCTCGATGTCAGCGCCCGACCGCTCCGATTCCCCGCTTCCCGCCATGGCCCCCACCGAGGAGGGTCTCGCCCCGGCCGGCTGGGTCCAGCGCAGTGCCGCCCTGCTGCAGGAGCATCTGGCCCGCCTGCAGGGCCGCGACCTGCATCTCTTCGCCTATGGCTCCCTGATCTGGCGCCCGGAGTTTGAGCACGACGGTCAGTGGCTGGCCCGGGTACAGGGCTTCCACCGGGCGCTGCGCATGCGCTCGCGGGTCTACCGCGGCACGCCCGAGCGGCCCGGCCTGGTGCTGGCCCTGCTCTCCGGCGGCTGCTGCACCGGCCTGGTCTACCGCATCGCAGCGGCCCGGGCGCCCGCGGTGCTGCGCCAGGTCTGGGAGCGCGAGATGGTCAATGGGTCCTACCAGGCGCGCTGGCTGCGCTGCCACGCCCTGCCCGGCCAGGCCCCGCTGTCCGACAGCGCGCACCTGGCCCTGGGCTTCACACTGTCACGCCGCAGCCCGCAATGCTCGGGCCTGCTCAGCGATGGCGAGGTGCTGGGCGTGCTGCGCCATGCCCACGGGCGCTACGGTAGCAGCCTGGAATATCTGGAGCGCACGGTGCTGAGCCTGCGCCAGCGCGGTATCCGCGACCGTGAACTGGAGCGGCTCTATGGCCTGGCCCTGGGCCATGGCCTGTGCGCAGCGGCGACGCCGGCACTGCGAGCCGGGGCCTGCGCCTGATCAGCCCCCGCCCGCAGCCCCCTGCCCCAAGGACAGGCCGCCGGCCTCGCCGCTGTGGTGGCGCAGGCGCTCCAGATCCTCGGCCGTGTCCAGATCCAGCAGCACGCCGGGATCATCCAGCTCCAGGCCGTGCGAGGGATAGCGGGCCAGGATGCGGCGCGCGCCCTCATCCCCCTGCAGCCCCACCAGTTCGGAGAAGAGCTCGGCATTGAAGCCCACCGGGTGGCCGCGCTGACCGCGGTGCTGGGCATAGACCACCGGATGCTGGGCCAGGGCCTCGGCTACGGCCAGGATGCTGGCGGGCTTGAGCAGGGGCATATCGGCCGGCAGGATCAGCCAGCCCGGGGCGTCACCCGCCGCGGCCACGCCGGCCGCGATGGAGTAGCCCATGCCCACGGGTTCGAGCAGGCCGCGCGCATCGCGCTCGGGCAGCTCCACCACATCGCGGCTGGCCACCAGGCTGCGCACGGCGGGCGCCATGCGCGCGCTGCTCACCACCACCAGGGGCAGGCCCGTGGCGATGACGGTCTTGAGCGTGCGCGCCAACACCGTGTCCGACCCCAGCGCCTGCTCCAGCTTGTGCCCTGTGCCACGAAAGCGCGTTCCGCGCCCGGCGGCCAGCACGACGATTACCGGTTGCCCATTCATCGTTCGCCGTGGTCCTTTGCTACTGCTTGTACTGCCCAACGTGAGGCTGCGACATCTGTCCGCTTGCCTCTTCTTCTGTAACACAAGCATGCCCAGCCCGGGTGGGCCTTGTCACTGGGGGGTTTACTTAAACGTTTTTAGGTATAAGCCTGGCACGGCGACTGCCGATAAGCGGCTCGCCGCAGACACACCACAGACACAGCACAGCCACACCACAGACCCAGGGAGACCCGCACATGATCGATCACACCGGCCTCGTCATCAGCGATTTCGAGCGCAGCAAGCGTTTCTACAGCGAGGCGCTGGCCCCCATCGGCTATGCCAAGCTGGCGGAATTTCCGGCCTCGATCACCGGCCACACTGATGTGGCGGGCTTTGGCGAGCCGCCCAAGCCCGACTTCTGGATCAGCCGCGGCACGCCCAACCAGCCGCCCATCCATATTGCCTTTCGCGTGGGCTCGCGCGCCTTGGTCGAGGCTTTCTACCAGGCCGCCATGGCCGCGGGCGGGCGCGACAACGGCGCACCGGGCCTGCGCCCGCACTATCACCCCCACTATTACGGCGCCTTCGTGCTGGACCCGGATGGCCACAATATCGAAGCCGTCTGCCACGAGCCCGGCTGAGGCTTGATCCAGGCCGCCTCCTCGGGCTTGCGCCCTCCTGCATACTGGCGGGCATGAGCAAATTATCCGATCTGCGCAAGAGCTACGAACAAGGCGAGCTCGTCGAGGAGCAGGTGGCCGGCCAGCCCCTGCAGCAGTTCAAGACCTGGCTGGACGAGGCCCTGGCGGCCGGCGTGCCCGAGCCCAATGCCATGACCCTGGCCACGGTGGGGCCCGAAGGCCGGCCCTCCACCCGCATCGTGCTGATCAAGGACATCGATGAGCGCGGCCTGGTCTGGTACACCAATTACGAGAGCCGCAAGGGCCGCGAGCTGGCCGCCCATCCCTTTGCCGCCCTGCAGTTCCACTGGGTGGAGATGGA is part of the Shinella sp. XGS7 genome and harbors:
- the edd gene encoding phosphogluconate dehydratase produces the protein MNKTLSHVTERIRVRSAGTRERYLAGIERMAARPRGVERMGCANVAHAVAALPANEKLRIVAEKAPHLAVVTSYNDMLSAHQPFETYPALIREAAREAGGVAQVAGGVPAMCDGVTQGQPGMELSLFSRDLIAMAAGVGLSHNMFDSVVYLGVCDKIVPGLTIAALTFGHLPAIFIPAGPMTSGLPNDEKARVRQLYAEGKVGRAELLEAESKSYHGPGTCTFYGTANSNQMLMEIMGFHMPGSAFVHPHDGLRQALTEAAVAQALAITPRARYTPIGRVVDERCIVNAMAALLATGGSTNHLIHWVAVARAAGILIDWSDFAELSAVVPLLARVYPNGAADVNQFQAAGGPGFVIRELMDAGLMHEDVLSINGESLRPQTRLPALAADGKSVAWQELPAASGDASVLRGAAEPFSASGGLKMLTGNIGSAVIKISAVKPERHVIEAPAKVFHDQLELNAAFKAGELTGDFIAVVRFQGPKANGMPELHKLTTVLGILQDRGQKVALLTDGRMSGASGKVPAAIHVTPEALAGGPLARLRDGDLVRLDAVAGTLQALVSADEWAARELAQIRPEALDENGWGMGRELFAGIRRNVKSAEEGAVTWL
- a CDS encoding gamma-glutamylcyclotransferase, yielding MAPTEEGLAPAGWVQRSAALLQEHLARLQGRDLHLFAYGSLIWRPEFEHDGQWLARVQGFHRALRMRSRVYRGTPERPGLVLALLSGGCCTGLVYRIAAARAPAVLRQVWEREMVNGSYQARWLRCHALPGQAPLSDSAHLALGFTLSRRSPQCSGLLSDGEVLGVLRHAHGRYGSSLEYLERTVLSLRQRGIRDRELERLYGLALGHGLCAAATPALRAGACA
- a CDS encoding NTP transferase domain-containing protein — translated: MNGQPVIVVLAAGRGTRFRGTGHKLEQALGSDTVLARTLKTVIATGLPLVVVSSARMAPAVRSLVASRDVVELPERDARGLLEPVGMGYSIAAGVAAAGDAPGWLILPADMPLLKPASILAVAEALAQHPVVYAQHRGQRGHPVGFNAELFSELVGLQGDEGARRILARYPSHGLELDDPGVLLDLDTAEDLERLRHHSGEAGGLSLGQGAAGGG
- a CDS encoding VOC family protein, whose translation is MIDHTGLVISDFERSKRFYSEALAPIGYAKLAEFPASITGHTDVAGFGEPPKPDFWISRGTPNQPPIHIAFRVGSRALVEAFYQAAMAAGGRDNGAPGLRPHYHPHYYGAFVLDPDGHNIEAVCHEPG